The bacterium genome has a segment encoding these proteins:
- the lysS gene encoding lysine--tRNA ligase → MSDDLIQSRITKLEALKAKGINPYPYSFPVDSNSQQLREQFEDLADSQQVVSLAGRIMLVRRMGKASFMTIQDWAGVIQLYFKMDGLGEEKYGLSKLLETGDIIGAVGTLFKTKTGEITVKVSDFSILTKSIKPLPEKYHGLVDKELRYRQRSLDMIMNRDVLAVFKQRTLIIAAIREFLNQKGYYEVEIPLLQSVYGGAEARPFTTHVNAINQDVFLSISPELYLKRFLVGGFEKVYALTKTFRNEGIDKSHNPEFTILESYEAYVDYNEIMKLAEQMMEYVCLSITGTTRIDYQGMEIDFKVPWKRIKLFEAIKAFTGLDCRELSHQALCDEIKKLGIEEKVDFNQEKGFLILEIFEHCVQPKLIQPTFVYDYPRETSPLCKVHREDSTLIERFEPIVGGIELGNAFSELNDPILQRSLLEEQAQKKRAGLETATPMDENFVEAIELGMPPAGGLGLGIDRLVMLLTDSASIRDVIAFPFMRT, encoded by the coding sequence ATGTCGGATGATCTTATTCAGTCTCGAATCACAAAGTTAGAAGCGCTCAAGGCGAAAGGGATAAATCCTTATCCTTATTCTTTCCCAGTAGACTCTAATTCCCAGCAATTGAGAGAGCAGTTTGAAGACCTGGCGGATTCTCAACAAGTGGTTTCACTGGCCGGTCGGATAATGCTGGTAAGACGCATGGGTAAGGCCTCTTTTATGACTATCCAGGATTGGGCAGGCGTCATTCAGCTTTATTTTAAAATGGATGGGCTGGGTGAAGAGAAATATGGCCTGAGTAAGTTATTGGAGACTGGTGACATTATCGGGGCAGTCGGCACCCTGTTTAAGACCAAAACCGGGGAAATTACCGTCAAGGTAAGTGATTTTTCTATCTTAACCAAGTCGATTAAACCACTTCCTGAAAAGTATCACGGCCTGGTAGACAAAGAACTTCGATACCGACAGAGATCGCTGGATATGATTATGAATCGGGATGTCCTGGCGGTGTTCAAGCAAAGGACATTGATTATTGCGGCTATCCGTGAATTCTTAAACCAGAAGGGCTATTACGAAGTGGAGATTCCCTTACTTCAGTCGGTATATGGCGGGGCTGAAGCGCGTCCCTTTACTACCCATGTGAATGCCATTAATCAGGATGTATTTTTAAGCATCTCTCCTGAGCTGTATCTGAAACGATTCCTGGTCGGGGGCTTTGAAAAGGTCTATGCCCTTACCAAGACTTTTCGCAACGAGGGTATTGATAAGTCTCACAATCCGGAGTTCACCATTCTGGAAAGCTATGAGGCCTATGTTGACTATAATGAGATAATGAAGTTAGCCGAGCAGATGATGGAATATGTCTGTCTAAGCATAACGGGAACCACCAGGATTGATTACCAGGGGATGGAGATTGATTTCAAGGTCCCCTGGAAGAGAATTAAGCTTTTCGAGGCTATAAAGGCGTTTACCGGCCTTGATTGTCGCGAACTCTCTCACCAGGCGCTTTGTGATGAAATAAAAAAACTGGGGATAGAAGAGAAGGTCGATTTTAATCAAGAAAAGGGATTCCTTATCCTGGAGATATTTGAGCATTGTGTTCAGCCGAAGTTAATTCAGCCGACTTTTGTCTACGATTACCCCAGAGAAACGTCTCCTTTGTGTAAGGTCCACCGGGAGGACTCGACTTTAATCGAGCGATTTGAGCCCATTGTAGGTGGGATAGAACTGGGCAACGCCTTCTCAGAGCTTAATGATCCCATTCTTCAAAGGAGCCTGCTGGAAGAACAAGCCCAAAAAAAGCGAGCCGGGCTTGAAACAGCCACGCCAATGGATGAGAATTTTGTGGAGGCCATAGAGTTAGGCATGCCGCCGGCTGGAGGGTTAGGCCTTGGGATTGACCGGCTGGTCATGCTTTTGACTGATTCTGCTTCTATTCGGGATGTCATCGCTTTTCCCTTTATGCGAACTTAA